A region from the Prevotella melaninogenica genome encodes:
- a CDS encoding endonuclease/exonuclease/phosphatase family protein, whose protein sequence is MRKLLLFLFCAVLFGTSASAQKKFSVYAIGFYNVENLFDTTHDKGKNDHDFTPNGSYQWNEMKYNHKLHNMATVLAEMGTDVLPKVGCAVIGLAEVENDHVMRDLTAQPELAARGYKYVHIEGPDHRGIDCALIYNPKLFTVRDTKLVPYIYDLPQDSARATRGFLTVSGTLAGEHVTVIVCHLPSRGAGSHYREIGGKQVKALKDSLLREDPKVKVLVMGDMNDDPTNKSMYECLSAKAEINEVGPDDMYNPWYNILVKEGTGTLQYQGKWNLFDQIILSPNLLNKDGKKDFSGLKYWKNQIFRRDYLMQESGKYKGNTKRTTAGGVWLDGYSDHLPVVTYFVKEQ, encoded by the coding sequence ATGAGAAAGTTACTATTATTTCTTTTCTGTGCCGTGCTTTTCGGTACGTCAGCTTCTGCCCAGAAGAAGTTTTCTGTTTATGCTATAGGCTTCTATAACGTGGAGAACTTGTTTGATACAACACATGATAAAGGGAAAAATGACCACGATTTCACACCAAATGGTAGTTATCAGTGGAACGAGATGAAGTATAACCATAAGTTGCATAATATGGCAACGGTATTGGCAGAGATGGGTACGGATGTCCTCCCAAAAGTTGGTTGTGCCGTCATTGGCTTAGCCGAGGTTGAGAACGACCATGTCATGCGTGACCTTACAGCCCAGCCAGAGTTGGCTGCACGTGGCTATAAGTATGTGCATATTGAAGGTCCTGACCATCGTGGTATTGACTGCGCTTTGATCTATAATCCAAAACTCTTTACTGTAAGAGACACAAAGTTGGTGCCTTATATCTACGACCTTCCTCAGGATAGTGCTCGTGCAACTCGTGGATTCCTCACGGTTAGTGGTACGTTGGCTGGCGAACACGTGACAGTTATTGTGTGTCATTTGCCAAGTCGTGGTGCAGGTTCTCACTATCGTGAGATTGGTGGAAAGCAGGTAAAAGCGTTGAAGGACTCGCTGCTTCGTGAAGATCCAAAGGTGAAGGTGCTCGTTATGGGTGATATGAATGATGACCCAACCAACAAAAGTATGTATGAGTGCCTGTCTGCAAAGGCAGAAATTAACGAAGTTGGTCCAGACGATATGTATAATCCTTGGTATAATATCCTTGTGAAGGAGGGAACAGGAACCTTGCAGTATCAAGGTAAATGGAATCTCTTCGACCAGATTATCTTAAGTCCAAACCTATTGAATAAAGATGGCAAAAAAGACTTCTCTGGATTGAAGTACTGGAAGAACCAAATCTTCCGTCGCGACTATCTTATGCAGGAGTCTGGTAAATATAAGGGTAATACCAAGCGTACCACGGCAGGAGGTGTGTGGCTTGATGGTTATTCAGACCACTTGCCTGTTGTAACTTATTTTGTTAAGGAGCAGTAA
- a CDS encoding DNA-directed RNA polymerase subunit omega: protein MDYRKSKAPSNTVTRDVQELWKDTGNIYESVAIIAKRANQISVEIKQDLSKKLAEFASYNDSLDEVFENREQIEISRYYEKLPKPTLLATQEFIDGDVYWRDPSKDAMNEEED from the coding sequence ATGGATTACAGGAAGTCAAAAGCACCGTCAAATACGGTAACCCGAGATGTTCAGGAACTTTGGAAAGATACTGGTAACATCTATGAGAGTGTTGCTATCATAGCAAAGAGAGCAAACCAAATCTCGGTTGAAATAAAGCAGGACTTGAGTAAGAAACTTGCCGAATTTGCTTCTTATAACGATTCTCTTGACGAGGTATTTGAGAACCGTGAGCAGATTGAAATTAGCCGTTATTATGAGAAGCTGCCAAAGCCAACTTTGTTAGCTACTCAGGAGTTCATTGATGGTGACGTTTACTGGCGCGATCCTTCTAAGGACGCAATGAATGAGGAAGAAGATTAA
- a CDS encoding DUF4293 domain-containing protein: MIQRKQTVFLFLALLTTIACLCLPVGSFEPKGMGAENMLMNLWISDANGGKDFNVWALFAILLVTCPINLFAIFDYHNRKRQARFCAFSMLMIIGWYVVYGVFSQVLMTGFNFHIEFAVCLPAVAFILLWLARHSILADEALVRAADRIR; the protein is encoded by the coding sequence ATGATACAAAGGAAACAAACGGTATTCCTGTTTCTTGCATTGCTCACGACGATCGCTTGCCTCTGCCTACCTGTGGGTAGCTTTGAACCAAAGGGTATGGGTGCGGAGAATATGTTAATGAATCTCTGGATAAGCGATGCAAACGGTGGAAAGGACTTTAACGTATGGGCGTTGTTTGCCATTCTCTTAGTGACCTGCCCTATCAACCTCTTCGCCATCTTCGACTATCATAACCGCAAGCGTCAGGCTCGTTTCTGCGCATTCTCCATGCTGATGATTATTGGCTGGTACGTGGTCTATGGTGTGTTCAGCCAAGTGTTGATGACTGGCTTCAACTTCCATATTGAGTTTGCAGTCTGTCTTCCAGCCGTTGCTTTTATCCTCTTGTGGCTTGCACGTCACTCCATCCTTGCTGATGAAGCTTTGGTAAGAGCAGCTGACAGAATCAGATAA
- a CDS encoding outer membrane protein assembly factor BamD, with product MKKRILIGLCAVLLLTSCAHEYNQVYKTTNNDYKYEFAKECFAKGKYGFAVPLLQDLVTIEKGTDNAQECLYMLAMAEYGLKDYQAASETFKKYYQTYPRGQYAEMASFYIGQSLFEGTPEPRLDQTPTVAAIAAFQEYLDIFPNGKMKGTAQQRLFALQDKLIRKEYLNAKLYYNLGSYFGNCTSGGNNYEACIITAQNALNDYPYSDLRENFAILVMKSKFELAQMSVEEKKIQRFQDAEDECYGFINEYPESKERKTAEEYIKKCKQITKD from the coding sequence ATGAAGAAAAGAATTCTTATTGGCCTTTGTGCCGTTTTACTGTTGACAAGTTGCGCACACGAATATAATCAAGTCTACAAGACAACAAACAACGATTATAAATACGAATTTGCAAAGGAATGCTTTGCAAAAGGAAAGTATGGCTTTGCCGTACCTCTTTTGCAAGACCTTGTGACTATCGAGAAAGGTACTGATAACGCACAGGAATGTCTCTATATGCTTGCTATGGCGGAGTATGGTTTGAAAGATTATCAAGCTGCTTCAGAAACATTCAAGAAGTATTACCAGACCTATCCACGTGGTCAGTATGCTGAAATGGCATCGTTCTACATCGGACAGAGCCTCTTTGAAGGTACGCCAGAACCACGTCTCGACCAGACTCCTACCGTTGCAGCCATCGCAGCTTTCCAAGAGTATTTGGACATTTTCCCAAATGGCAAGATGAAAGGAACAGCCCAGCAACGTCTCTTTGCTTTGCAGGATAAACTTATTCGCAAGGAGTATCTCAATGCAAAGTTATATTATAACCTCGGCTCTTACTTTGGTAACTGCACCAGCGGTGGTAATAACTATGAGGCTTGTATCATCACTGCACAGAATGCTTTGAACGATTATCCTTATAGCGACTTACGCGAGAACTTCGCTATCCTTGTTATGAAGAGTAAGTTTGAACTGGCGCAGATGAGTGTCGAGGAGAAGAAGATACAACGTTTCCAGGATGCTGAAGACGAGTGCTACGGATTTATCAACGAGTACCCAGAATCAAAGGAGCGTAAGACTGCTGAGGAATATATCAAGAAGTGTAAGCAAATTACAAAAGATTAA
- the udk gene encoding uridine kinase: MKNKVTIIGIAGGTGSGKTTVVKKIVDSLPPHYVAVVPLDSYYNDTTGLTDEERKAINFDHPDAFDWKLLIKQVNELREGRAVEQPTYSYILSNRLPETIHVEPKPVIIVEGIMALSNRRLREMMDLKIFVDCDPDERLIRNIQRDTIDRGRTVSMVVDRYLEVLKPMHEQFIEPTKRYANIIIPQGGENVKGINILCKYIEGLMPKD, translated from the coding sequence ATGAAGAATAAAGTAACAATCATAGGAATAGCTGGTGGTACGGGGTCTGGGAAGACCACCGTTGTGAAGAAAATAGTTGATAGTCTTCCTCCTCATTATGTAGCTGTCGTACCATTAGATTCCTATTATAATGACACAACAGGACTCACTGATGAAGAACGCAAGGCAATCAACTTCGACCACCCAGATGCCTTCGATTGGAAGCTACTGATTAAGCAAGTAAATGAGCTGCGTGAGGGAAGAGCTGTTGAACAGCCTACTTATAGTTATATCCTCAGCAACCGCTTGCCAGAGACAATCCACGTTGAGCCAAAACCAGTAATTATCGTTGAGGGTATTATGGCTTTGAGCAACAGACGTTTGCGTGAGATGATGGATCTAAAGATCTTCGTTGATTGTGACCCCGACGAGCGTCTTATTCGTAACATTCAGCGTGACACGATAGACCGTGGTCGTACGGTATCGATGGTTGTCGACCGTTATTTGGAAGTGTTGAAGCCAATGCACGAACAGTTTATTGAGCCGACCAAGCGTTATGCTAATATCATCATTCCACAAGGAGGTGAGAATGTAAAGGGTATCAATATCCTTTGTAAGTATATAGAAGGCTTAATGCCAAAGGATTAA
- a CDS encoding uracil-DNA glycosylase family protein, giving the protein MEIEVHPFDPWLPSNAKLLLLGTFPPAPKRWCMEWYYPNYTNDMWRIFGYIFFGDKLYFVDEERKTYKLNLLKPFLKEKGIAIFDTALRIHRTTGTASDKDLEIIEQADLDGMLRVLPDCKAVLAAGQLATTVFTEHYGIDARKMKMGDHKEFCFENRTLRLYREPSSSRAYPMKVEKKAEYYEKMFRDLGILE; this is encoded by the coding sequence ATGGAAATTGAAGTACATCCTTTTGATCCGTGGCTCCCTTCTAACGCAAAGTTGCTGCTGTTAGGAACCTTCCCACCAGCACCAAAACGTTGGTGTATGGAGTGGTATTATCCTAATTACACAAATGATATGTGGCGTATTTTTGGTTACATCTTCTTCGGGGATAAGCTCTACTTTGTGGATGAGGAAAGAAAAACTTATAAGCTCAACTTGCTTAAGCCGTTCTTAAAGGAGAAAGGGATTGCAATCTTTGATACAGCCTTGCGAATTCATCGTACAACGGGTACGGCTTCTGATAAAGATTTGGAAATCATAGAGCAAGCTGACCTTGATGGAATGCTTCGAGTTTTGCCAGATTGTAAGGCTGTATTAGCAGCTGGTCAGTTGGCAACAACGGTCTTTACAGAGCATTATGGCATTGATGCACGTAAAATGAAGATGGGCGACCATAAGGAGTTCTGCTTTGAGAATCGTACGCTACGCCTTTACCGTGAGCCAAGTAGTAGCCGTGCTTATCCGATGAAGGTTGAGAAGAAAGCAGAGTATTACGAAAAGATGTTTAGAGATTTAGGGATTTTAGAGTAA